In a genomic window of Anas acuta chromosome 9, bAnaAcu1.1, whole genome shotgun sequence:
- the ARL14 gene encoding ADP-ribosylation factor-like protein 14, producing the protein MGLQSTKHCKVKQANILMLGLDSAGKSTLLYKFKYNEDFLTIPTIGFNVDMIETGRDFTLTIWDVGGQQKMRQLWCNFLENTEGILYVVDSSDKQRLEESKKEFELILKNESIKNVPVVVLANKQDLPGALNAEEVTRRFHVKKHCCDRNWYVQPCCAITGEGLSEALQRLTVFAKNYIKSKEFSTSFKENEKL; encoded by the coding sequence ATGGGCCTCCAGAGCACCAAACACTGCAAAGTCAAACAAGCTAATATACTGATGTTAGGACTTGATTCTGCTGGGAAATCTACACTGTTGTACAAGTTCAAGTATAATGAAGATTTTCTAACAATACCAACAATTGGCTTTAATGTTGATATGATTGAAACCGGCAGAGATTTTACGTTGACAATTTGGGATGTTGGaggacaacaaaaaatgagacAGCTTTGGTGCAACTTCCtggaaaacacagaaggaaTCCTGTATGTCGTGGACAGCTCTGATAAGCAACGTCTAGAAGAATCAAAGAAAGAATTTGAACTCATTTTAAAGAACGAATCTATAAAAAACGTACCAGTTGTCGTGCTAGCAAACAAGCAGGATTTGCCTGGAGCTTTAAATGCTGAGGAAGTAACCAGGAGATTCCACGTGAAGAAGCACTGCTGTGACAGAAATTGGTACGTACAACCCTGTTGTGCAATCACAGGAGAAGGTTTGTCAGAAGCTCTCCAAAGACTAACTGTGTTTGCAAAAAACTACATCAAATCAAAGGAGTTTTCTACaagttttaaggaaaatgaaaaactgtaa